The following are encoded together in the Desulfoplanes formicivorans genome:
- the typA gene encoding translational GTPase TypA has translation MNTLKQNQHIRNIAIIAHVDHGKTTLVDNMFKQSGVFREGQDVDERVMDSMDLERERGITIAAKNCAVLHDGVKINIIDTPGHADFGGEVERSLSMAEGAILLVDASEGPLPQTRFVLKKALEAGLAIIVCINKIDRKDARPSEVLDEVYDLLIDLDASEDQLDFPLLYTIGKLGVSKAAPEDADGDLSLLFKTIVKEVPPPSYDEQEPFQMLVSDLGYSDYLGRLAVGKVFNGVVKSNESLVCLNDAGEAVPLKVSKLQVYEGMGYQEVKEVGPGDIVVLSGIEDVKIGDTICTKEHPKPLPRITVDEPTVSMRFGINTSPFAGREGKLVQSRVIRDRLLKETLLNVAIKVEETEEKDSFVVKGRGEFQMAILIETMRREGFELTIGRPEVIFKTKDGKRQEPMEKVFIDCEETFMGVVTEKLSMRKGKMLNLVNNGKGRVRMEFSIPSRGLIGYRDEFLTDTKGTGIMNSLYAGYGDYCGDIPGRFSGALVADRQGVAVAYALFNLEPRGRLFCVPGDPVYEGMIVGENNRDNDIDVNPCKTKKLTNMRASGKDDAVVLTPVLPMTLEKAIHFIKEDECVEVTPQSIRLRKAVLSARDRHSMAGAAKKKKQMS, from the coding sequence ATGAATACTTTGAAACAGAATCAGCATATCCGCAATATCGCCATTATTGCCCATGTTGATCATGGCAAGACCACCCTGGTGGACAACATGTTCAAGCAAAGCGGTGTGTTCCGCGAGGGCCAGGACGTGGACGAACGGGTCATGGATTCCATGGATCTTGAGCGGGAACGGGGGATCACCATTGCGGCCAAGAACTGTGCGGTCCTGCACGACGGGGTCAAGATCAACATCATCGACACCCCTGGCCATGCCGACTTCGGTGGCGAGGTGGAGCGCTCCCTGTCCATGGCCGAGGGCGCCATCCTGTTGGTGGATGCGTCCGAAGGTCCCTTGCCCCAGACCCGATTTGTGCTGAAAAAAGCCTTGGAGGCCGGCCTGGCCATTATCGTGTGCATCAACAAGATCGACCGCAAGGACGCCCGGCCAAGCGAAGTTCTTGACGAGGTCTATGATCTGCTCATTGATCTGGATGCCTCGGAGGACCAGCTGGATTTTCCCCTTCTTTACACCATCGGCAAGCTCGGGGTGTCCAAGGCTGCACCCGAGGATGCCGACGGCGACTTGAGCCTGCTGTTCAAGACCATTGTCAAGGAAGTACCCCCGCCGAGTTATGACGAGCAGGAACCTTTTCAGATGCTGGTTTCAGATCTTGGCTATTCGGATTATCTGGGTCGCCTGGCCGTGGGCAAGGTGTTCAACGGGGTGGTCAAGTCCAATGAATCCCTGGTCTGCCTGAACGATGCCGGAGAGGCTGTTCCCCTGAAGGTTTCCAAACTTCAGGTATACGAAGGCATGGGGTATCAGGAGGTCAAAGAGGTTGGTCCCGGTGATATTGTCGTGCTTTCGGGGATTGAGGATGTGAAGATCGGCGATACCATCTGCACCAAAGAGCATCCCAAACCGCTGCCCAGGATCACCGTGGACGAGCCCACGGTTTCCATGCGTTTTGGCATCAATACCTCGCCCTTTGCCGGACGGGAAGGCAAGCTGGTGCAATCACGGGTTATCCGGGACCGTCTGCTCAAGGAAACCCTGCTCAATGTGGCCATCAAGGTGGAGGAGACCGAGGAAAAAGACTCCTTTGTGGTCAAGGGCCGGGGGGAATTTCAGATGGCCATTCTCATCGAGACCATGCGCCGGGAAGGATTTGAGCTGACCATTGGTCGGCCCGAGGTCATTTTCAAGACCAAGGACGGCAAGCGACAGGAACCCATGGAAAAGGTGTTCATTGACTGCGAGGAAACCTTCATGGGCGTGGTCACGGAAAAACTGTCCATGCGCAAGGGCAAAATGCTCAACCTGGTCAACAACGGCAAGGGGCGCGTCAGAATGGAGTTTTCCATTCCTTCCCGAGGCCTTATCGGGTACAGGGATGAGTTTTTGACCGACACCAAGGGGACCGGGATCATGAATTCCCTGTATGCAGGATATGGAGACTATTGCGGTGATATTCCGGGACGGTTTTCCGGCGCTCTTGTGGCCGACAGGCAGGGTGTTGCTGTTGCCTATGCCCTGTTCAACCTGGAACCTCGCGGCCGTCTTTTCTGTGTTCCCGGGGATCCGGTTTATGAAGGAATGATTGTGGGTGAGAACAATCGGGACAACGATATTGACGTGAATCCGTGCAAGACCAAGAAGCTGACCAATATGCGGGCCTCGGGCAAGGACGATGCCGTGGTACTCACTCCGGTTCTGCCCATGACCCTGGAAAAGGCCATTCATTTCATCAAGGAAGATGAATGTGTGGAAGTAACCCCCCAGAGCATCCGCCTGCGCAAGGCCGTGCTCTCGGCTCGGGACAGGCATTCCATGGCCGGGGCGGCCAAGAAAAAGAAGCAGATGTCCTGA
- the nifJ gene encoding pyruvate:ferredoxin (flavodoxin) oxidoreductase, giving the protein MAKTMKTMDGNTAAAHVAYAMSDAAAIYPITPSSPMGEIADEWASKGRKNIFGNTLTIREMQAESGAAAAVHGSLAAGALTTTFTASQGLLLMIPNMYKISGELLPGVFHVTARAIAGHALSIFGDHADVMAARQTGFAMLASASVQEVMDLALVAHLAAIESSVPFVHFFDGFRTSHEIQKIEIIDYEDMARLANHDKIREFRARAMNPEHPHIRGTAQNPDIYFQGREAANAYYQALPKIVINSMRQVSALTGRNYKLFDYVGHPEAERVIVSMGSSCETIEEVVDTMNKAGERVGLVKVRLYRPFVSEAFLRVLPATAQRITVLDRTKEPGALGDPLYQDVCTAFMEQGEMPLVTGGRYGMGSKEFTPAMVKAVFDNMLGNTPKNHFTVGIVDDVTDTSLEIPSAFSTAPEGTVQCMFWGLGSDGTVGANKSAIKIIGDNTDLYAQGYFAYDSKKSGGLTISHLRFGQQPIKSTYLVESANYIACHNPSYVHLYDILENIQEGGTFVLNCHWSPQELDKELPASMRRTIAEKNLKMYIIDAVKIAGSVGLGGRINMIMQTAFFKLSEVIPFDKAVALLKESIKTTYGKKGDKIVNMNIAAVDQSVDNLIKVNVPESWKDAVDEPAPQHDEPDFIKNVMRPIIAQQGDKLPVSAFAPDGIFPLGTSKYEKRGVAINVPQWIVDNCIQCNQCSMVCPHAAIRPVLLTDEELAKAPAGFTTKPAMGKDVKGMHFRIQVNTLDCLGCGNCADICPAKEKALVMKPLDSQREEQVPLFDFAQTIPIKDDLMKRASLKGSQFQQPLLEFSGACAGCGETPYVKLLTQLFGDRMIIANATGCSSIWGASAPSMPYCTNKNGHGPAWGNSLFEDAAEFGYGISLGMNQRRNTLVTKITQALETDLPAELKETMQAWLAGKDDADASREHGDRLRTLLKQAPANDLLQEILSMEDLFTKKSYWVFGGDGWAYDIGYGGLDHVLASGEDINVLVMDTEVYSNTGGQASKATPLGSIAKFAASGKKTGKKDLGRMAMTYGYVYVASVAMGANKQQLLKAFTEAESYPGPSLIICYAPCINQGIKKGMGKTQHEELLAVSAGYWPLYRYNPQLADEGKNPFILDSKEPDGTLQEFLSGENRYGLLERTFPEESKKLRSAIEVDYLKRYETLKRLAEETPCEQPEPADVPVKTPSEENGQHCEVTSTAEHARPTKNNGPCDDGRAGK; this is encoded by the coding sequence ATGGCCAAGACAATGAAAACAATGGACGGCAACACTGCTGCCGCACACGTGGCCTATGCAATGAGTGACGCCGCAGCCATCTATCCCATCACCCCGTCTTCTCCCATGGGTGAAATCGCGGACGAATGGGCGTCCAAGGGACGCAAGAATATTTTCGGCAACACCCTGACCATTCGGGAGATGCAGGCTGAATCAGGAGCAGCGGCCGCAGTACACGGTTCCCTGGCTGCAGGTGCCCTGACAACCACGTTCACGGCCTCCCAGGGCCTCCTGCTCATGATCCCCAACATGTACAAGATTTCCGGGGAACTTTTGCCCGGGGTCTTCCATGTCACGGCACGGGCCATTGCCGGACACGCCCTGTCCATTTTCGGCGACCATGCCGATGTCATGGCCGCTCGGCAGACCGGATTTGCCATGCTCGCCTCGGCCTCGGTCCAGGAAGTCATGGACCTGGCACTGGTCGCCCACCTGGCGGCCATTGAATCCTCTGTGCCCTTTGTGCATTTTTTTGACGGATTCAGGACGTCCCACGAAATCCAGAAGATCGAAATCATTGATTACGAGGACATGGCCCGACTGGCCAACCACGACAAGATCCGGGAATTCAGGGCCCGGGCCATGAATCCGGAACATCCCCACATCCGGGGCACGGCCCAGAATCCGGACATTTATTTCCAGGGCCGCGAAGCTGCCAATGCCTATTACCAGGCTTTGCCGAAAATCGTGATCAACTCCATGCGCCAGGTCTCCGCCCTGACCGGACGCAACTACAAACTCTTTGATTATGTGGGTCATCCCGAAGCCGAGCGGGTCATCGTGTCCATGGGCTCGTCCTGCGAAACCATTGAAGAGGTGGTGGATACCATGAACAAGGCGGGAGAACGGGTCGGTCTGGTCAAGGTACGGTTGTACCGTCCCTTTGTCTCCGAGGCCTTCCTGCGCGTCCTGCCGGCCACGGCCCAACGGATCACGGTTCTGGACAGGACCAAGGAACCCGGCGCCCTGGGTGATCCCCTGTACCAGGACGTGTGCACCGCATTCATGGAACAGGGAGAAATGCCCCTTGTCACGGGCGGCCGCTACGGCATGGGATCCAAGGAATTCACCCCCGCCATGGTCAAGGCGGTCTTTGACAACATGCTCGGCAACACCCCCAAAAACCATTTTACCGTGGGTATTGTGGACGATGTCACGGACACCTCCCTGGAGATTCCCTCGGCCTTTTCCACTGCCCCCGAAGGCACGGTCCAGTGCATGTTCTGGGGCCTTGGTTCCGATGGCACTGTCGGAGCCAACAAGAGCGCCATCAAAATCATCGGGGATAATACCGATCTCTACGCCCAGGGCTATTTTGCCTATGATTCCAAGAAATCCGGCGGGTTGACCATCTCTCATCTCCGTTTTGGCCAGCAACCCATCAAGTCCACCTATCTGGTGGAGTCGGCCAATTACATTGCCTGCCACAACCCCAGTTACGTGCATCTTTACGACATTCTGGAAAATATCCAGGAAGGGGGAACCTTTGTCCTCAACTGCCACTGGTCTCCCCAGGAGCTGGACAAGGAACTGCCTGCCAGCATGCGCAGGACCATTGCCGAGAAAAACCTCAAGATGTACATCATTGATGCCGTGAAAATCGCGGGAAGTGTCGGCCTGGGCGGCCGGATCAACATGATCATGCAGACCGCCTTTTTCAAGCTCTCCGAGGTCATCCCCTTTGACAAAGCTGTGGCCCTGCTCAAGGAATCCATCAAGACCACCTACGGGAAAAAGGGCGACAAGATCGTCAACATGAACATCGCTGCCGTGGACCAGTCCGTGGACAACCTCATCAAGGTCAACGTGCCCGAATCCTGGAAGGACGCTGTGGACGAACCAGCTCCCCAGCACGACGAACCCGATTTCATCAAAAACGTCATGCGGCCCATCATCGCCCAGCAGGGTGACAAACTGCCGGTGAGCGCGTTCGCCCCCGACGGCATCTTCCCTCTGGGCACGAGCAAATACGAAAAACGCGGGGTGGCCATCAATGTCCCCCAATGGATCGTGGACAACTGCATCCAATGCAACCAATGCTCCATGGTCTGCCCCCATGCGGCCATCCGTCCGGTTCTGCTCACGGACGAAGAACTGGCCAAGGCACCGGCCGGATTTACGACCAAACCGGCCATGGGCAAGGATGTCAAGGGCATGCATTTCCGCATCCAGGTGAACACACTGGACTGCCTGGGATGCGGCAACTGCGCGGATATCTGCCCGGCCAAGGAAAAGGCCCTGGTCATGAAACCCCTGGACTCCCAACGCGAGGAACAGGTACCTCTTTTCGACTTTGCCCAGACCATTCCTATCAAGGACGACCTCATGAAGCGGGCTTCCCTCAAGGGCAGCCAGTTCCAGCAGCCTTTGCTGGAGTTTTCCGGAGCCTGTGCCGGATGCGGGGAAACCCCTTATGTCAAACTGCTCACCCAGCTCTTTGGCGACCGGATGATCATTGCCAACGCAACAGGGTGTTCGTCCATCTGGGGGGCTTCAGCGCCGTCCATGCCCTATTGCACCAACAAGAACGGTCATGGTCCTGCCTGGGGCAACTCACTGTTCGAAGATGCGGCCGAGTTCGGCTATGGTATTTCCTTGGGAATGAACCAGCGCAGAAATACCCTGGTGACCAAAATCACCCAGGCATTGGAAACCGATCTGCCTGCCGAGCTCAAGGAAACCATGCAGGCATGGCTTGCCGGCAAGGACGATGCCGACGCCTCCAGGGAGCATGGAGACAGGCTCCGGACCCTGCTCAAACAGGCCCCGGCCAACGACCTGCTCCAGGAAATCCTGTCCATGGAAGACCTCTTTACCAAGAAATCCTATTGGGTCTTTGGCGGTGACGGCTGGGCCTATGACATCGGCTACGGCGGTCTGGACCACGTACTGGCCTCGGGCGAAGACATCAACGTGCTGGTCATGGATACCGAGGTCTACTCCAATACCGGCGGTCAGGCATCCAAGGCCACGCCCCTGGGGTCCATTGCCAAATTCGCGGCTTCGGGCAAGAAAACCGGCAAAAAGGATCTGGGTCGCATGGCCATGACCTACGGATATGTGTATGTCGCTTCCGTGGCCATGGGTGCCAACAAGCAGCAGCTGCTCAAGGCCTTTACTGAAGCTGAAAGCTACCCCGGACCGTCCCTGATCATCTGCTACGCCCCGTGCATCAATCAGGGGATCAAAAAGGGCATGGGCAAAACCCAGCATGAGGAACTGCTGGCAGTCAGTGCCGGGTACTGGCCCCTGTACCGATACAATCCCCAGCTGGCCGATGAAGGAAAGAATCCGTTCATCCTGGACTCCAAGGAGCCCGATGGCACCCTGCAGGAATTCCTGTCCGGTGAAAACCGGTACGGCTTGCTGGAACGAACCTTTCCGGAAGAATCCAAAAAACTGCGTTCGGCCATTGAGGTCGATTACCTGAAACGGTACGAAACCCTGAAGAGGTTGGCCGAAGAAACGCCTTGCGAACAACCTGAGCCAGCAGATGTGCCCGTGAAAACCCCTTCGGAGGAGAATGGGCAACACTGCGAAGTCACCTCAACTGCCGAACACGCCCGGCCCACCAAGAACAATGGTCCGTGCGATGACGGCAGAGCCGGCAAATAG
- a CDS encoding glycosyltransferase family 9 protein: MTDTSFLVIRLSHLGDIVLTTGVLDYWHRKHGWTFYFVTTQSMLPILLEHPAIIDVISVTQAEKPFWPWLRFCGFLRKRYGNIPLIDLHGTLRSSMLGAMWPSRVFRYPKLRGSRRLYQYFRHEPSRKRLDAINVPQRYSLAREPVAPSSRELVPRIFLRDQDQTWARKVLAPLGDHPLVALHPYATHKAKQWPREHWCELVSRLHAKGIKTLIIGQSEVPFVRPDSDPCEPTPALPDLDLTNETNLAQTSAILKQVQVLVSGDSGPMHLGTAVGTPVVALFGPTCRQWGFYPSGPRDKVISMNTPCSPCSLHGKGNCSRDIACMREINVTTVLDAILNRINRI; this comes from the coding sequence ATGACCGACACATCTTTTCTTGTCATCCGCTTGAGCCATCTCGGCGATATTGTCCTGACCACGGGTGTGCTCGATTACTGGCACCGCAAGCACGGGTGGACCTTTTACTTTGTCACCACCCAGTCCATGCTGCCCATCCTTCTTGAGCATCCTGCCATCATTGATGTCATTTCCGTGACCCAGGCGGAAAAGCCTTTCTGGCCATGGCTCCGCTTTTGCGGATTTCTTCGGAAACGGTACGGCAACATTCCCCTGATTGATCTGCATGGCACCCTGCGTTCGAGCATGCTCGGGGCCATGTGGCCATCCCGGGTATTCCGATACCCCAAACTGCGAGGATCCCGCCGTTTGTATCAATATTTCCGGCATGAACCTTCCAGAAAACGACTGGATGCAATCAATGTCCCCCAGCGGTACAGCCTGGCCCGGGAACCTGTAGCTCCCTCCTCCAGGGAGCTGGTCCCACGCATCTTTTTGCGGGATCAGGACCAAACATGGGCCAGGAAGGTTCTTGCCCCCCTGGGGGATCACCCCCTGGTTGCCCTTCACCCGTATGCCACTCACAAGGCCAAGCAATGGCCCCGGGAACACTGGTGCGAGCTTGTGTCCAGATTGCATGCCAAAGGCATCAAAACCCTGATCATAGGCCAAAGCGAGGTTCCCTTTGTCCGGCCAGATTCAGACCCTTGCGAACCAACCCCGGCTCTTCCCGATCTGGATCTGACCAATGAAACCAATCTCGCCCAGACCTCGGCCATCCTCAAGCAGGTCCAGGTCCTGGTTTCCGGCGATTCCGGTCCCATGCACCTGGGTACGGCAGTGGGCACCCCTGTAGTGGCCTTGTTTGGACCGACCTGTCGTCAATGGGGCTTTTATCCGTCAGGACCCAGAGACAAGGTCATCTCCATGAACACCCCCTGTTCCCCCTGTTCGCTGCACGGCAAGGGAAACTGTTCACGTGATATTGCCTGCATGCGGGAGATCAACGTGACCACGGTTCTCGACGCCATCCTCAACCGGATAAACAGGATCTGA
- a CDS encoding glycosyltransferase family 4 protein: protein MHIGFDAKRYFLNATGLGNYSRTTVRLLHTYFPENDYYLYTPRTSDRSGILQPGEHVHVRTPGLPTGRMLAPLWRTFLLGRETTRDALDIFHGLSHEIPYGLPQTTKKVVTMHDLIFLRHPELYNRLDVAVYTAKYRSSCSRSDTIIAISQQTKRDLIEFFNMDEHKIKVVYQSCDKRFYDRIGDDTRQTIRKKHDLPSRYILYVGSLAERKNVITLIHALGRIPRESRPHLVLVGTGNRGYMTRLHAAIAQEHLDQEVTWLGQVPGKDLPGIYQMADLFVYPSLFEGFGIPILEALFSKTPVITSTGSCFREAGGPHCLYTTPGDVDELSQAIARVLDDSNLAATMRDKGYEHALHFHEHQVAKNMMNVYTSLLP from the coding sequence ATGCATATCGGATTCGACGCCAAACGATATTTTCTCAACGCCACGGGTCTTGGCAATTACAGCCGGACCACCGTGCGGCTTTTGCATACCTATTTTCCGGAAAACGACTACTATCTGTACACTCCACGTACATCGGACCGTTCAGGGATTCTCCAGCCGGGCGAACATGTCCATGTGCGCACTCCAGGGCTTCCCACAGGCCGGATGCTCGCGCCCTTGTGGCGGACCTTTCTCCTTGGTCGGGAAACAACCCGGGACGCCCTGGACATTTTTCACGGGCTTTCCCATGAAATCCCCTATGGTCTGCCCCAGACCACCAAAAAAGTGGTCACCATGCACGATCTCATTTTTCTGAGGCATCCGGAACTGTACAACCGGCTTGATGTGGCCGTGTATACAGCCAAATACCGGTCAAGCTGTTCCCGGTCCGACACGATCATCGCCATCAGCCAGCAGACCAAACGCGACCTGATCGAGTTTTTCAACATGGATGAGCACAAGATCAAGGTGGTCTACCAATCCTGTGACAAGCGATTCTATGACCGGATTGGTGATGACACGCGGCAGACAATCCGAAAAAAACACGACCTGCCCTCGCGCTACATCCTGTATGTGGGCTCCCTGGCCGAACGCAAGAATGTGATCACCCTGATTCACGCCCTGGGACGGATTCCCCGGGAATCCAGACCACACCTGGTCCTTGTGGGAACTGGCAACAGAGGGTACATGACCCGACTGCATGCGGCCATTGCCCAGGAACATCTGGACCAGGAAGTCACCTGGCTGGGCCAGGTCCCTGGCAAGGATCTTCCGGGCATCTATCAGATGGCCGATCTGTTTGTGTACCCGTCCCTGTTTGAAGGTTTCGGCATTCCCATCCTGGAAGCCCTGTTCAGCAAAACCCCGGTGATTACCTCCACGGGTTCCTGTTTCCGGGAAGCCGGAGGCCCCCATTGCCTGTACACCACTCCGGGCGATGTGGATGAACTCAGCCAGGCCATTGCGCGGGTTCTGGACGATTCCAACCTGGCGGCAACCATGCGGGATAAAGGATATGAGCATGCCTTGCATTTTCATGAGCACCAGGTTGCCAAAAACATGATGAACGTCTACACTTCCCTGCTCCCCTGA
- a CDS encoding putative quinol monooxygenase, which produces MSTPLIIVARIQANKEHEDLVKSQLLQLIDITRNQEGCVQYDLHQDNNKPEIFVFYEIWESRELWQAHMDSPPLQKFMAATQEAVADFVLHEMTRIA; this is translated from the coding sequence ATGAGCACACCATTGATCATCGTCGCACGTATCCAGGCCAACAAAGAACACGAGGATCTGGTCAAATCCCAACTTCTTCAACTCATCGACATCACCCGCAACCAGGAAGGATGCGTCCAGTACGACCTCCACCAGGACAACAACAAACCGGAAATCTTCGTTTTCTACGAAATATGGGAATCCCGGGAACTCTGGCAGGCCCACATGGACAGCCCCCCTCTCCAGAAGTTCATGGCCGCAACCCAAGAAGCTGTTGCTGATTTTGTGCTTCACGAAATGACCCGTATCGCCTGA
- a CDS encoding nitroreductase family protein encodes MDAIEMIKERRSVRKYKPTKVARETMKEIIEIARWAPSWANYQIARYTLVDSDEIIKKLATDGVKGFVYNIKTLENAQGVAVLSFVKGKSGKLNVDKDEYATSKANVWEVFDAGIACQTFCLAAHAKGVGTCIFGVIDEASISQIVGLPEEETVAALIVYGYEDGQHPAATPRKGVDEIVRFV; translated from the coding sequence ATGGATGCAATCGAAATGATCAAGGAACGTCGAAGTGTTCGCAAATACAAGCCTACAAAAGTGGCTAGGGAAACCATGAAGGAAATTATCGAGATTGCTCGCTGGGCACCTTCATGGGCAAATTATCAGATTGCCCGATACACCTTGGTGGACTCTGATGAAATCATCAAAAAACTGGCAACAGACGGGGTCAAGGGTTTTGTGTACAATATCAAGACCCTTGAGAATGCCCAGGGCGTTGCCGTATTGAGCTTTGTCAAGGGGAAAAGCGGCAAGCTCAATGTGGACAAGGACGAGTATGCAACTTCCAAGGCCAATGTCTGGGAAGTATTCGATGCGGGCATAGCCTGCCAAACATTCTGCCTGGCAGCCCATGCCAAGGGAGTGGGAACCTGCATTTTCGGTGTCATTGACGAGGCATCCATCTCCCAGATCGTTGGGCTGCCCGAGGAAGAGACCGTGGCCGCCCTCATTGTCTACGGCTATGAAGACGGCCAGCATCCCGCGGCAACGCCCCGAAAAGGCGTGGATGAAATCGTCAGGTTTGTGTAA
- a CDS encoding LysR family transcriptional regulator, which produces MTNRSPFKLDTDLITLRSLVAVVEEGGFSAATKRVHRTQSAISLQMAKLEERLHVKLLDRTSRSVSLTPSGETFVSYARRILELADEAVLAVTAPDEQELLRVGFAEYLAPQHLHSLLARFRRSHPHCDLSLVLGSGTAMIKALEHGELDMVFAGPEGENGQLLWEEPLVWTGMKESVDHDGAPLELVLMPPPCWYRQKTFDALARASRPWKLSVEANSVQAVQSAVRAGLGVSVLPLSAVQSDMLLASDSLPALPDTSVMIYVQQDSYQPYARRLIDFLLAGIEENLENRTVMLMQATSTRVHGN; this is translated from the coding sequence ATGACCAATCGATCACCGTTCAAGCTGGACACAGACCTGATAACCCTTCGTTCCCTTGTGGCGGTGGTCGAGGAAGGGGGATTTTCCGCTGCCACAAAGCGCGTGCATCGCACGCAGTCCGCCATCAGTCTACAGATGGCCAAGCTGGAGGAACGGCTGCATGTCAAACTTCTGGACCGTACCAGCCGAAGCGTGTCGCTGACCCCTTCCGGAGAGACGTTTGTCAGCTATGCCCGGCGGATTCTCGAACTGGCCGACGAAGCCGTTTTGGCAGTCACCGCACCCGATGAACAAGAGCTCCTGCGGGTGGGATTTGCGGAATATCTTGCTCCCCAGCATCTGCATTCCCTGCTGGCCAGATTCCGCAGGTCCCATCCCCATTGTGATCTGAGCCTGGTTCTCGGATCGGGAACCGCCATGATCAAGGCGCTGGAACACGGAGAACTCGACATGGTCTTTGCCGGTCCCGAAGGGGAAAACGGACAACTTCTCTGGGAAGAACCCCTGGTCTGGACCGGGATGAAGGAATCCGTGGATCATGATGGAGCACCCCTTGAGCTTGTCCTGATGCCTCCTCCCTGCTGGTATCGTCAAAAGACCTTTGATGCACTGGCCAGGGCGTCCAGACCATGGAAACTTTCTGTGGAAGCCAATTCCGTACAGGCGGTTCAGTCTGCCGTTCGTGCCGGTCTTGGGGTGAGTGTCCTGCCCCTTTCAGCAGTGCAAAGCGACATGTTGCTTGCTTCAGACAGTCTGCCGGCATTACCCGACACTTCGGTCATGATCTATGTTCAACAGGATTCATATCAACCTTATGCCAGAAGGCTCATTGATTTTCTTCTTGCGGGAATCGAAGAGAACCTTGAAAACCGCACGGTCATGCTCATGCAGGCCACAAGCACCAGGGTACATGGGAATTGA
- a CDS encoding 4Fe-4S dicluster domain-containing protein: MSISRRRFLQSLALTGLGSVLPSTAGAVARGEELATLLDIGKCIGCGECVAACREANQHKYPNPQKPFPKMYPDRVKVADWSERQDVDDRLTPYNWLYIQYADVTWQGREYELTIPRRCLHCTNPPCANLCPWGAALKQDNGIVRINDTICLGGSKCKSVCPWHIPERQTGVGLYLQLAPSFAGNGVMYKCDRCYDRINKGEVPACITACPENVQTIGPRSEILAMAHELAEKTNGFIYGETENGGTNTLYVSPVPFEEIDKVIDKGPGRPGFQPVDNAMAPEDKLLRALIFAPAAGVAAGILHTVRALQQDDHKGDDHAKK; encoded by the coding sequence ATGTCCATTTCCCGACGCCGTTTTCTCCAGAGTCTTGCCCTCACCGGACTGGGTTCGGTTCTTCCCTCCACGGCCGGTGCCGTGGCCCGGGGCGAAGAACTGGCTACGCTTCTCGACATTGGCAAGTGCATTGGATGCGGGGAGTGCGTGGCCGCCTGTCGCGAGGCCAACCAGCACAAATATCCCAACCCCCAGAAGCCCTTTCCCAAAATGTATCCGGATCGGGTCAAGGTTGCCGACTGGTCGGAAAGGCAGGATGTCGATGACCGGCTCACCCCGTACAACTGGCTGTACATCCAGTACGCCGATGTCACATGGCAGGGCCGGGAGTACGAGCTGACCATTCCCCGCAGGTGCCTGCATTGCACCAACCCGCCCTGCGCCAACCTGTGCCCCTGGGGGGCAGCCCTGAAACAGGACAACGGCATCGTCAGAATCAACGACACAATCTGTCTGGGCGGTTCCAAATGCAAATCGGTCTGCCCCTGGCATATTCCGGAGCGCCAAACCGGCGTGGGTCTGTATCTCCAGCTGGCCCCGTCCTTTGCCGGAAACGGGGTCATGTACAAATGCGACCGGTGCTATGACCGGATCAACAAGGGGGAAGTGCCGGCGTGCATCACGGCCTGCCCGGAAAACGTCCAGACCATTGGTCCGCGGTCCGAGATCCTTGCCATGGCCCATGAACTGGCGGAAAAAACCAACGGTTTCATTTACGGAGAAACCGAAAACGGCGGCACCAACACCTTGTATGTCTCTCCGGTGCCCTTTGAAGAGATTGACAAGGTCATTGACAAGGGGCCTGGCAGACCGGGATTCCAGCCGGTGGATAATGCCATGGCCCCGGAGGACAAGCTGTTGCGTGCGTTGATCTTTGCCCCGGCAGCCGGGGTGGCTGCCGGCATTCTGCATACGGTTCGGGCCCTGCAACAGGATGATCACAAGGGGGATGACCATGCCAAGAAGTGA